CGCTGAACTCTTGCCGAGCCTCGACGCGGTTCGAGGTCGTGGGCCTGGAAGATGGTCTGCTCGGTGCCCTGCCCATTCCGATAAATCGCCCAGTCTCACTTTGAGGGAAGGTGATCGAGGCTTGCTGGTCAAATGCTGGGCCGGCTGCACGCTCGATGCCATCACTGCCAAGCTGGGGATTCGGGTCATGGACCTCTTTTACGATGCTGGTCTCCCAGAGTCGGAGGATCGCCGACTGGCCCGTCAGCAACGGGAACAGGAACGCGCGGCCCAGACAGCCGCGTATGAGAAACGAGGCCGACAAATCGACCTCCGGCGAGACGCTGAGGCGGTCATTCGAGCTGCCCACGGCATCGATCTCAGCACATGGAGCGATGAGCAATTAGATGCCGCACTGAACCGGCTCGCGGATGCCTATGCGATCGTGCGGCCAACAGGAGAACCTGACGATGAGTGGGAAAGCGTTCGCTGAAGCCCTGGAACAGTTTGATGAGACGGAAAAGCGAGTACAAGAGCATTTCCTCAATGGCCTGGAGACGATGATTCCTCCCACGGAGGAACCAGTATCAATGGATGACAGGCGAGAACAAGAAAGCTGGCCCGTGCTCGATCCGCTGGCAATCCGTGGGGTGCTTGGTGAGTTAGTTCGGGCCATTGAGCCGCACAGTGAAGCGGACCCGGCCGCACTCCTCATTCAGGCGATGGCCGCCTATGGAAGTGTCCTGAACCGAGGGCCTCACTTTCGAGCTGAAGCGGACGTGCACCACATGAACCTGTTTGCCGCCTTGGTGGGTGAAACCTCGAAGGGCCGCAAGGGCACCAGTTGGGGGCATATCCGAAGAGTCTTCTCGGTGATTGATGCTGAGTGGACGAGCACTCGCGTCCTCAATGGTCTGTCGTCAGGTGAAGGCTTGATTTGGGCCGTTCGAGACGAAATCACCAAGGACGAGCCGATTCGGGAACGGGGAAGACCGACGGGGGAGTATCAGACGGTCATTGTGGATCGTGGCATTGGCGATAAGCGGCTCATGGTTCTCGAATCCGAGTTTGCCAGCACCCTGCGAGTGATGGGACGAGATGGCAACACACTCAGTGCGGTCATTCGGCAAGCGTGGGATAGTGGCGATCTCCGAACGATGGCCAAAAATGCCCCTGCGTGTGCCACAGGGGCTCATATCTCTCTCGTGGTCCACATCACTAAAGATGAACTCTGCCGACTTATTGAAGCCAATGAAGCGAGCAATGGGTTCTGCAATCGCTTCCTGTGGCTCTGCGTCACGCGATCGAAGATTCTTCCCGAAGGCGGACACTTTGATGAATCGGCGATTGCTCCCCTTCTTCAACAGTTGCATCGGGCCGTACAGTTTGGACGAGCGGGAGGAGAACTTACACGCAGTGAGACGGCGCGAGTCATGTGGCGGCAAGTCTATCCCGAACTCTCCGAAGGGAAACCCGGTCTCCTTGGCGCGGTCATTTCCAGAGCTGAGGCCCAGGTCATGCGCCTTGCCTGTCTGTATGCCCTGCAAGATATGTCGTATGTCGTACAGCCAGAGCATCTCACGGCAGCATTGGCGTTATGGGAATACTGCGAAGCGAGCGCCCGATATATCTTTGGTCAGCGACTGGGAGATCCGATCGCTGACGAACTACTGTCCGCCCTGCGTCGACACCCTCAGGGTATGACACGCACAGAGATCCGTGACTGGTTTGGACGCAACCGCAAGGCTTATGAGATCAACCGAGGGCTCGCTCTCTTGGCGAAGCAGGGATTCGCTCGGATGGAAGAGTCTCCCTCCGGCGGGCGACAAATTGAGCGCTGGTTTGCAGTCTCTAGGGCTACGACA
This DNA window, taken from Nitrospiraceae bacterium, encodes the following:
- a CDS encoding DUF3987 domain-containing protein yields the protein MSGKAFAEALEQFDETEKRVQEHFLNGLETMIPPTEEPVSMDDRREQESWPVLDPLAIRGVLGELVRAIEPHSEADPAALLIQAMAAYGSVLNRGPHFRAEADVHHMNLFAALVGETSKGRKGTSWGHIRRVFSVIDAEWTSTRVLNGLSSGEGLIWAVRDEITKDEPIRERGRPTGEYQTVIVDRGIGDKRLMVLESEFASTLRVMGRDGNTLSAVIRQAWDSGDLRTMAKNAPACATGAHISLVVHITKDELCRLIEANEASNGFCNRFLWLCVTRSKILPEGGHFDESAIAPLLQQLHRAVQFGRAGGELTRSETARVMWRQVYPELSEGKPGLLGAVISRAEAQVMRLACLYALQDMSYVVQPEHLTAALALWEYCEASARYIFGQRLGDPIADELLSALRRHPQGMTRTEIRDWFGRNRKAYEINRGLALLAKQGFARMEESPSGGRQIERWFAVSRATT